One Candidatus Zixiibacteriota bacterium DNA window includes the following coding sequences:
- a CDS encoding S8 family peptidase translates to MIKIPNPPIAFLTAFLAVQWLAGPRAAAQPASPAPAFVSDEVIVKFRGDADEFVKDLARFRIAGGRKKLFKYIPGLEVIRLGRGVTVQEAVEILRQDPAVAYAEPNYIVRTTSTPNDPRFADLWGLHNVGQSGGTPDADIDAPEAWNRTTGSRDVVVAVIDSGVDYNHPDLAANMFRNTADCNTNGVDDDGNGHVDDCYGIDTHNNDSNPMDDNNHGTHVAGIIGAIGNNNRGVVGVNWTIQIMACKFVSAAGEGTTENAIDCLEYVKAMKERGVNIVATNNSWGGGGFSQALSDAIDLQRQAGILFIAAAGNGDLFGFPLNNDSTPFYPCTYYLPNVVCVASTTRTDARSSFSNYGRRTVHLGAPGSGILSTVRGNKYAFLSGTSMATPHVTGVAALLKADDPGRDWRAIKNLILAGGNGVSSMANTVTRRRLNASGAATCSNSAVFSRLRPIVNTMNGSIGTPIEFSALNINCANPNGDVVVRIDPLGQYLTLTDDGLDADQEADDGIYTALWTPQSHGTFTLTFPDGDTVTVAVTEVDSITPNPIDLASPPPSFTITGGGFANLGYGLPAVNFMRNGTRLAAVRATSMTSTTLVVPFPTTQGLWGTQPGLSAGPVTVDVYNQTGSGTSNWTLVGSTSLTVNDTRTTAAHGRRSRGARAPLER, encoded by the coding sequence ATGATCAAAATTCCGAATCCCCCGATTGCCTTCTTGACCGCTTTCCTGGCCGTACAGTGGCTTGCAGGCCCACGAGCCGCGGCCCAACCCGCCTCCCCCGCTCCCGCTTTCGTCTCCGACGAAGTCATCGTCAAGTTTCGCGGCGACGCCGACGAGTTCGTGAAAGACCTGGCCCGTTTCCGCATCGCCGGCGGCCGGAAAAAGCTCTTCAAATACATACCGGGGCTCGAAGTCATCAGGTTGGGGCGCGGCGTCACGGTGCAGGAGGCAGTGGAGATCCTGCGTCAGGATCCCGCCGTGGCGTACGCCGAACCGAATTACATCGTGCGGACGACCAGCACGCCCAACGATCCTAGGTTTGCGGATCTGTGGGGCTTGCACAACGTCGGGCAATCCGGAGGAACCCCCGATGCCGACATCGACGCGCCCGAGGCCTGGAACCGTACGACCGGCAGCCGGGATGTCGTGGTCGCGGTGATCGACTCCGGCGTAGACTACAACCATCCGGATCTCGCGGCGAACATGTTCCGCAACACCGCCGACTGCAACACCAACGGCGTCGACGACGACGGGAACGGTCATGTCGACGATTGCTACGGCATCGACACGCACAACAACGATTCCAACCCGATGGACGACAACAACCACGGGACGCACGTCGCCGGCATCATAGGGGCGATCGGTAACAACAACCGGGGGGTTGTCGGCGTCAACTGGACCATCCAGATCATGGCGTGCAAGTTCGTCAGCGCTGCCGGCGAGGGCACGACGGAAAACGCAATCGACTGCCTCGAGTATGTCAAGGCCATGAAGGAGCGGGGGGTCAACATCGTCGCCACCAATAACAGCTGGGGCGGCGGCGGCTTTTCCCAGGCCTTGTCGGACGCCATCGATCTCCAGCGCCAGGCGGGCATTCTTTTCATCGCAGCCGCAGGCAACGGGGATCTCTTCGGGTTTCCTTTGAACAACGACTCCACTCCTTTTTATCCCTGCACCTACTATCTGCCCAACGTCGTCTGTGTAGCGTCCACCACGAGAACCGATGCGCGATCCTCGTTCTCTAACTACGGTCGGCGAACCGTGCACCTCGGCGCTCCGGGGAGCGGCATCCTGAGCACCGTTCGCGGCAACAAGTACGCGTTCCTGAGCGGCACTTCGATGGCGACGCCTCACGTGACCGGCGTGGCCGCGCTTCTCAAAGCAGACGACCCCGGTAGAGACTGGCGCGCCATCAAGAACCTGATCCTCGCGGGCGGGAATGGTGTTTCCTCGATGGCGAACACGGTCACTCGGCGGCGACTCAATGCCAGCGGTGCCGCCACGTGTTCCAATTCCGCCGTGTTCTCTCGCCTGAGACCCATCGTGAACACAATGAACGGTTCCATCGGTACACCCATCGAGTTCTCCGCGCTCAACATCAACTGCGCGAATCCCAACGGAGACGTCGTGGTGCGGATCGATCCTTTGGGCCAGTACCTTACTCTCACGGATGACGGTCTAGACGCAGATCAAGAGGCAGACGATGGAATCTATACGGCCCTGTGGACCCCGCAATCTCATGGAACCTTCACGCTGACGTTCCCGGACGGCGACACTGTAACGGTGGCGGTTACCGAGGTTGATTCCATCACTCCGAACCCCATCGACCTTGCCTCACCGCCACCGAGCTTCACCATCACCGGCGGCGGCTTTGCCAACCTCGGCTACGGCCTGCCCGCGGTCAACTTCATGCGCAACGGAACCCGACTGGCAGCCGTGCGCGCCACCTCCATGACCAGCACCACCTTGGTCGTCCCTTTCCCCACCACCCAGGGCCTGTGGGGAACCCAACCAGGACTGAGCGCAGGCCCGGTCACCGTCGATGTCTACAACCAAACCGGTTCGGGCACCAGCAACTGGACCTTGGTCGGCAGCACCTCGCTCACCGTCAACGATACCCGAACAACGGCAGCCCACGGCCGGCGCTCTCGCGGCGCGAGAGCGCCCTTGGAGCGGTGA
- a CDS encoding glycine--tRNA ligase, whose product MEKIVSLCKRRGFVFQSSEIYGGTGSCWDYGPLGVEFKNNVKRVWWRDCVQLRSDMVGLDSSILMHPRVWKASGHLDHFSDPMVDCRACKKRFRADHLDEEGWVHYCPETKGNKFTVPGGEPCRHCGARRTLCPACGKGELTEPRQFNLMFKTFMGPVEDEASVTYLRPETAQGIFVNFENVLQAMRLKLPFGVAQIGKAFRNEITPGNFTFRTREFEQMEIEFFVLPGTDEAWHQHWIDERFAWYPRYGIRRENLRLREHAPDELAHYAKRTADIEYLFPMGWSELEGIANRTDFDLRQHALHSGRALEYFDEETKRKIVPYVIEPSAGADRAALAFLIDAYREEEVKGEKRVVLGFHPELAPIKVAVLPLLKKNNRIVETARKLAADLRRRWHAVYDDTASIGRLYRRQDEVGTPFCVTVDVQTVGDERSPADDRVTVRERDSMQQVRVPIGSLERVIKKTMAGGWADVVREHGLFKS is encoded by the coding sequence ATGGAAAAGATCGTGTCGCTGTGCAAGCGGCGCGGGTTTGTCTTTCAATCGAGCGAGATTTACGGTGGAACCGGATCGTGCTGGGATTATGGCCCGCTGGGGGTCGAGTTCAAGAACAACGTCAAGCGCGTCTGGTGGCGGGACTGCGTCCAGCTTCGCTCCGACATGGTCGGGCTGGACTCGTCGATCCTCATGCATCCCCGGGTGTGGAAGGCGAGCGGTCACCTGGACCACTTCAGCGACCCCATGGTGGACTGCCGGGCGTGCAAAAAACGCTTTCGTGCGGACCATCTGGACGAGGAGGGCTGGGTGCATTACTGTCCGGAGACCAAGGGCAACAAGTTCACCGTGCCGGGCGGGGAGCCTTGCCGGCATTGCGGGGCCCGGCGGACGCTGTGCCCGGCCTGTGGCAAGGGCGAGCTCACGGAGCCGCGCCAGTTCAACCTCATGTTCAAGACCTTCATGGGGCCGGTCGAGGACGAGGCGTCAGTGACCTATCTTCGGCCGGAAACCGCGCAAGGGATTTTCGTCAATTTCGAAAACGTACTCCAGGCGATGCGGCTGAAGCTCCCCTTCGGTGTCGCGCAGATCGGCAAGGCGTTTCGCAACGAGATCACTCCAGGAAACTTCACCTTCCGGACGCGCGAGTTCGAGCAGATGGAAATCGAGTTCTTCGTGCTGCCGGGAACCGACGAGGCCTGGCACCAGCACTGGATCGACGAGCGCTTCGCCTGGTATCCGCGCTACGGCATCCGCCGGGAAAACCTGCGGCTGCGGGAGCACGCGCCGGACGAGCTGGCGCACTACGCGAAGCGCACGGCGGATATCGAGTACCTCTTCCCCATGGGCTGGAGCGAGCTGGAGGGCATCGCGAACCGAACCGACTTCGATCTCAGGCAACACGCGCTGCACAGCGGAAGGGCTCTGGAGTATTTCGACGAGGAGACCAAGCGGAAAATCGTCCCTTACGTCATCGAGCCCTCGGCGGGAGCGGACCGCGCCGCGCTGGCTTTTCTGATCGATGCCTACCGGGAGGAGGAGGTGAAAGGCGAAAAGCGCGTGGTGCTCGGGTTTCATCCCGAGCTGGCTCCGATCAAAGTCGCGGTGCTGCCGCTGCTCAAGAAGAACAACCGTATCGTCGAGACGGCCAGGAAGCTCGCGGCCGACCTGCGTCGGCGCTGGCATGCCGTTTACGACGACACCGCCTCGATCGGCAGGCTCTATCGCCGGCAGGACGAGGTGGGAACCCCGTTTTGCGTGACGGTCGACGTTCAAACGGTCGGCGACGAGCGCTCGCCCGCGGACGACAGGGTGACCGTCCGCGAACGGGACAGCATGCAGCAGGTGCGGGTTCCGATCGGGTCGCTGGAACGGGTGATCAAAAAAACCATGGCCGGCGGGTGGGCCGACGTGGTCCGGGAGCACGGCCTCTTCAAGAGCTGA
- a CDS encoding DUF1501 domain-containing protein yields the protein MGLSRRRFLESAALGFIALGVPPAFLVRAAGARTRSSRKTLVIVFQRGGMDGLNAVVPFKDASYYALRPTIAIAEPARDGGDRALDLDGFFGLHPALAPLKPVYDDGRLAVVHAAGSPDNTRSHFDAQDFMELGTPGIKSTPDGWLNRYLRTRERTPSPLRAVAAVQRLPRILAGPARALTLSSIEQFRIREEALGIALERLYATSADPLLRHGAETLFQAMAELKTVASRIPPAAEAYPPGRFGAGLAQIARLIKADVGLEVAFVESEGWDTHVNQGGATGQMANRLKTFAEGLAAFCLDLRDRLDDVVLVTLSEFGRTARENGNRGTDHGHANAMFVLGGSIRGGRVYGRWPGLAPEQLYEERDLQLTTDYRTVCGELIARHLGQEDLSAIFPGFRFREVLGILAKT from the coding sequence ATGGGCCTTTCCCGACGCCGCTTTCTCGAATCCGCTGCCCTAGGTTTTATCGCCCTGGGAGTCCCGCCCGCGTTTCTGGTGCGCGCCGCCGGCGCGCGGACGCGCTCGAGCCGCAAGACGCTCGTGATCGTCTTTCAGCGAGGCGGCATGGACGGCTTGAACGCGGTCGTTCCCTTCAAGGACGCGAGCTATTACGCCCTGCGGCCGACCATTGCCATCGCGGAGCCGGCGCGAGACGGCGGCGACCGCGCCCTCGATCTCGATGGTTTCTTCGGACTGCATCCCGCGCTGGCGCCGTTGAAGCCCGTTTACGACGACGGCCGTCTCGCCGTGGTTCACGCCGCCGGCTCTCCTGACAACACCCGCTCCCATTTCGACGCCCAGGATTTCATGGAGCTGGGCACGCCAGGGATCAAAAGCACGCCCGACGGCTGGTTGAACCGCTATCTGAGGACCCGGGAGCGGACCCCATCGCCGCTTCGCGCCGTCGCGGCCGTCCAGAGACTCCCTCGCATTCTCGCCGGTCCGGCCCGGGCCCTCACGCTTTCGTCGATCGAGCAGTTCAGGATCAGGGAAGAAGCATTGGGCATTGCGCTCGAGCGCCTCTACGCCACGAGCGCCGACCCGCTGCTGCGGCACGGAGCGGAAACGCTGTTCCAGGCGATGGCGGAGCTGAAAACGGTGGCGTCCCGGATTCCCCCGGCAGCCGAAGCTTACCCGCCGGGCCGCTTCGGCGCGGGCTTGGCGCAGATCGCCCGCCTGATCAAAGCGGACGTCGGGCTCGAGGTGGCGTTCGTGGAAAGCGAGGGTTGGGATACGCACGTCAACCAGGGGGGCGCCACGGGCCAGATGGCGAACCGCCTCAAGACCTTCGCGGAGGGGCTCGCGGCGTTCTGTCTTGATCTGCGCGACCGTCTCGACGACGTGGTTCTGGTAACACTGTCGGAATTCGGGCGCACCGCGCGGGAAAACGGCAACCGCGGCACGGACCATGGCCACGCCAACGCCATGTTCGTGCTCGGCGGCTCGATCCGGGGAGGGCGCGTTTACGGGCGCTGGCCGGGGCTCGCCCCGGAGCAGCTCTACGAAGAGCGCGATCTTCAGCTGACGACCGATTACCGTACCGTTTGCGGCGAGCTGATCGCTCGCCACCTGGGCCAGGAGGACTTGAGCGCCATTTTCCCGGGCTTTCGCTTCCGCGAAGTTCTCGGGATCCTCGCGAAGACGTAG